In a single window of the Saccharothrix australiensis genome:
- a CDS encoding cytochrome d ubiquinol oxidase subunit II, whose amino-acid sequence MTLAEAVLGAAFVGLVAYALFGGADFGGGVWDLLAGGTERGRRTRDRVERSIGPVWEANHVWLIFVLVVLWTGFSGAFAAAVTTLYLPLTLAAFGIIARGAAFAYRKSVGTPGMRRFFGAAFALSSLLTPFFFGAVVGGVASGRVPPGIAGGDVVRGWVNPTSFLGGALAVLVCAYLAAVFLCGDARRDGEHDLAEAFRRRALVTAAVTGAVGLAGIAVLRADAPLLFDGLTGRGLPVVLLSVAAGLTALGLLLARRYAAARIASAVAVAAILVGWAVGQYPYVLLPELTVEEAATGRSTLLALLIALAVGALVLVPALVYLYVLFQRPAPTSGPEGRG is encoded by the coding sequence ATGACGCTCGCGGAGGCGGTGCTGGGCGCCGCGTTCGTCGGCCTGGTGGCCTACGCGCTGTTCGGCGGCGCGGACTTCGGCGGCGGCGTGTGGGACCTGCTGGCCGGCGGCACCGAGCGCGGGCGGCGGACGCGGGACCGGGTGGAGCGCTCGATCGGCCCGGTGTGGGAGGCGAACCACGTCTGGTTGATCTTCGTGCTGGTGGTGCTGTGGACGGGGTTCTCCGGCGCGTTCGCCGCCGCCGTGACCACCCTGTACCTCCCGCTGACGCTCGCCGCGTTCGGGATCATCGCGCGCGGCGCGGCGTTCGCCTACCGCAAGAGCGTCGGCACGCCGGGGATGCGCCGCTTCTTCGGGGCGGCGTTCGCGCTGTCGTCGCTGCTCACGCCGTTCTTCTTCGGGGCGGTCGTCGGCGGGGTCGCCTCCGGCCGCGTGCCGCCGGGCATCGCGGGCGGCGACGTGGTGCGCGGTTGGGTGAACCCGACCTCGTTCCTCGGCGGCGCGCTCGCCGTGCTGGTGTGCGCCTACCTGGCGGCGGTGTTCCTGTGCGGCGACGCCCGCCGCGACGGCGAGCACGACCTGGCCGAGGCGTTCCGCCGCCGGGCGCTGGTGACCGCCGCCGTGACCGGCGCGGTGGGGCTGGCGGGCATCGCCGTGCTGCGCGCCGACGCGCCCCTGCTGTTCGACGGGCTGACCGGGCGCGGGCTGCCGGTGGTGCTGCTGTCGGTGGCGGCCGGGCTGACCGCGCTCGGCCTGCTGCTGGCCCGCCGCTACGCGGCGGCGCGGATCGCCTCCGCGGTCGCCGTCGCGGCGATCCTCGTCGGGTGGGCGGTGGGCCAGTACCCGTACGTGCTGCTGCCGGAGCTCACCGTGGAGGAGGCCGCGACGGGCCGGTCCACCCTGCTCGCGCTGCTCATCGCCCTGGCCGTGGGCGCGCTCGTGCTCGTGCCCGCCCTGGTCTACCTCTACGTGCTGTTCCAGCGGCCCGCGCCGACGTCCGGGCCGGAAGGCCGGGGGTGA
- a CDS encoding alpha/beta fold hydrolase produces the protein MATERVRLEDGTELNVRVGGASDAGVTVVLAHGYALDHRSWHRVVAELPASVRVISYDHRGHGGSDPATPGTASIERLGDDLGELVERLVPEGRVVVAGHSMGGMAAMAMAERRPRLYRQRVAGVVFVSTAVTGPAELSLAWPKAVGKLVRELERAFGPLVRTIRARIEPAKTAGLRWWLFGDEPRPEDVELTAEMVRAHWPDTVALFRPAVDRYDREAALTVAGERPVVAIVGDEDRLCPESDARALAGAVGGEAVVVADAGHMLPLESPAEVAAQIAKLC, from the coding sequence GTGGCGACCGAGCGGGTGCGGCTGGAGGACGGCACCGAGTTGAACGTTCGGGTCGGTGGCGCGTCGGATGCCGGGGTTACCGTGGTGCTCGCGCACGGCTACGCGCTGGACCACCGCAGTTGGCACCGGGTGGTGGCGGAGCTGCCGGCGTCCGTGCGGGTCATCAGCTACGACCACCGGGGGCACGGCGGGTCCGACCCGGCCACGCCCGGCACCGCGTCCATCGAGCGGCTGGGTGACGACCTCGGCGAGCTGGTCGAACGGCTCGTGCCGGAGGGGCGGGTGGTGGTCGCCGGCCACTCGATGGGCGGCATGGCGGCGATGGCGATGGCGGAGCGGCGGCCCCGGCTCTACCGGCAGCGGGTGGCGGGCGTGGTGTTCGTGTCGACCGCCGTCACCGGGCCGGCCGAGCTGTCGCTCGCGTGGCCCAAGGCGGTGGGCAAGCTGGTCCGGGAGCTGGAGCGGGCGTTCGGGCCGCTCGTGCGGACCATCCGGGCGAGGATCGAGCCGGCCAAGACCGCCGGCCTGCGGTGGTGGCTGTTCGGGGACGAGCCGCGCCCGGAGGACGTCGAGCTGACCGCCGAGATGGTGCGGGCGCACTGGCCGGACACGGTCGCGCTGTTCCGGCCCGCCGTCGACCGGTACGACCGGGAGGCCGCGCTGACCGTGGCCGGTGAGCGGCCGGTGGTCGCGATCGTCGGCGACGAGGACCGGCTGTGCCCGGAGTCCGACGCGCGGGCGCTGGCCGGCGCGGTCGGCGGGGAGGCCGTGGTGGTCGCCGACGCCGGGCACATGCTGCCGCTGGAGAGCCCCGCCGAGGTGGCGGCGCAGATAGCGAAGCTGTGCTGA
- a CDS encoding M20/M25/M40 family metallo-hydrolase — translation MSNVEEGLRVAQDEVVTLASELIRIDTTNTGDPETLVGERAAAEWVAERLSEVGYETTYVESGAKGRGNVVARLAGADPSRGALLVHGHLDVVPADASEWSVHPFSGAVQDGYVWGRGAVDMKDMVAMTLAVARRFKRDGVVPPRDLVFAFLADEEAGGVYGAKWLVDHRPELFEGVTEAISEVGGFSITLKDDVRAYLVETAEKGIRWLKLRVRGTAGHGSMIHHDNAVAKLAAAVTKLGQHRFPVVLTPSVREFLAGVSEITGLEFPEDDIEGAIGKLGALSRMIGATIRDTANPTMLTAGYKANVIPSVAEATVDCRILPGREEAFDRELAELLGPDVEREWLGLPPVETTFDGALVDAMTASITAEDPGARVLPYMLSGGTDAKSFQQLGIRNFGFAPLKLPADLDFSGLFHGVDERVPVDALQFGVRVLDRFLRSA, via the coding sequence GTGAGCAACGTCGAAGAGGGCCTCCGGGTGGCGCAGGACGAGGTCGTCACCCTCGCCAGCGAGCTGATCAGGATCGACACGACCAACACCGGCGACCCGGAGACGCTGGTCGGGGAGCGCGCCGCCGCCGAGTGGGTGGCCGAGCGGCTGTCCGAGGTCGGGTACGAGACCACCTACGTCGAGTCCGGTGCGAAGGGCCGTGGCAACGTCGTCGCCCGCCTGGCCGGGGCCGACCCCTCGCGCGGCGCGCTGCTGGTGCACGGGCACCTGGACGTGGTGCCCGCCGACGCGTCCGAGTGGTCGGTGCACCCGTTCTCCGGCGCGGTGCAGGACGGCTACGTGTGGGGGCGCGGCGCGGTCGACATGAAGGACATGGTCGCGATGACGCTGGCCGTGGCGCGTCGCTTCAAGCGCGACGGCGTGGTGCCGCCGCGCGACCTGGTGTTCGCGTTCCTCGCCGACGAGGAGGCGGGCGGCGTGTACGGGGCCAAGTGGCTCGTGGACCACCGGCCCGAGCTGTTCGAGGGCGTCACCGAGGCGATCAGCGAGGTCGGCGGGTTCTCCATCACGCTGAAGGACGACGTGCGCGCCTACCTGGTGGAGACGGCGGAGAAGGGCATCCGCTGGCTGAAGCTGCGGGTGCGCGGCACCGCCGGGCACGGGTCGATGATCCACCACGACAACGCGGTGGCGAAGCTGGCCGCGGCGGTGACCAAGCTGGGGCAGCACCGGTTCCCGGTCGTGCTCACGCCGTCGGTGCGGGAGTTCCTGGCCGGTGTCTCGGAGATCACCGGGCTGGAGTTCCCGGAGGACGACATCGAGGGCGCGATCGGCAAGCTGGGCGCGCTGTCGCGGATGATCGGCGCGACCATCCGGGACACCGCGAACCCGACCATGCTGACCGCCGGCTACAAGGCGAACGTCATCCCGTCGGTCGCCGAGGCGACCGTGGACTGCCGCATCCTGCCCGGCCGGGAGGAGGCGTTCGACCGGGAGTTGGCGGAGCTGCTCGGGCCGGACGTGGAACGCGAGTGGCTGGGGCTGCCGCCGGTGGAGACGACGTTCGACGGCGCGCTGGTGGACGCGATGACGGCGTCGATCACGGCCGAGGACCCCGGCGCGCGGGTGCTGCCCTACATGCTGTCCGGTGGGACGGACGCCAAGTCGTTCCAGCAGCTGGGCATCCGGAACTTCGGGTTCGCGCCGCTGAAGTTGCCCGCCGACCTGGACTTCTCCGGGCTTTTCCACGGGGTGGACGAGCGGGTGCCGGTGGACGCGCTCCAGTTCGGCGTCCGGGTGCTGGACCGGTTCCTGCGGAGCGCCTGA
- a CDS encoding class I SAM-dependent methyltransferase, whose translation MPVGWEWDDTLFAGAAPYYRRGRLPYAPGLSGLLARELGLDGRGRLLDVGCGPGVLALELAHLFGEVVGVDPDGGMIAEAERLAAGVAGRARWVRTRAEDLPAGLGTFTVATFGQSFHWMERDVVAATVRDMLCPDGALVHVSDLKAERRSVDGLPHPAVPYAGIGELVARYLGPVRRAGRGVLPHGTPAGESEVYRRAGFSGPRRHVLPGGQVVERTCDDVVAWVYSNSSSAPHLFGARRGGFEADLGRLLRAASPSGRFSERLPSTEVVVWRNAAR comes from the coding sequence GTGCCGGTGGGGTGGGAGTGGGACGACACGTTGTTCGCCGGGGCCGCGCCTTATTACCGGCGGGGGCGGCTGCCGTATGCGCCGGGGCTTTCCGGGTTGCTCGCTCGGGAGTTGGGGCTTGACGGTCGGGGGCGGTTGCTCGACGTGGGCTGCGGGCCCGGTGTCCTCGCGCTGGAACTGGCGCACCTGTTCGGCGAGGTGGTCGGGGTGGACCCGGACGGTGGGATGATCGCCGAGGCCGAGCGCCTGGCCGCGGGTGTGGCGGGACGGGCGCGGTGGGTGCGCACCCGTGCCGAAGACCTGCCGGCGGGGCTCGGCACGTTCACGGTCGCGACGTTCGGCCAGTCGTTCCACTGGATGGAGCGCGACGTGGTGGCGGCCACCGTCAGGGACATGCTGTGCCCGGACGGGGCGCTGGTGCACGTCTCGGACCTCAAGGCGGAACGGCGGAGCGTCGACGGGCTCCCGCACCCGGCCGTGCCCTACGCGGGGATCGGCGAGCTGGTCGCCCGCTACCTGGGGCCGGTGCGGCGGGCCGGGCGCGGCGTGCTGCCGCACGGTACGCCCGCCGGCGAGTCCGAGGTGTACCGGCGGGCGGGGTTCTCGGGGCCGCGCCGGCACGTGCTGCCCGGTGGGCAGGTCGTGGAGCGGACCTGCGACGACGTCGTGGCGTGGGTGTACTCGAACTCCTCCTCCGCGCCGCACCTGTTCGGCGCGCGGCGCGGCGGGTTCGAGGCGGACCTCGGGCGGCTGCTGCGGGCGGCCTCGCCGTCGGGTCGGTTCTCCGAGCGCCTGCCGAGCACCGAGGTCGTGGTCTGGCGCAACGCCGCCCGGTGA
- the cph gene encoding capreomycin phosphotransferase, with translation MTLAHYLDVVRRARPGHDLGDATLHRGQSHDVLLTADRVFRFPRTASAAAALPRRAALAAAVAALDLGVRVPVPSADVDLAAPVGERFLELDRVPGAPLDRVGAARVDGVAAGFARLLRVMADRRPADVPTADPHRWAEFADGVHSGLFPLMAAAGRERAERELAAVLALDHVATGLVHGDLGGENVLWDEADPPRLVGVVDWDGAVVGDPAEDLAAVGASYGPALLDRVIGLLGLDRAVVGPRIRAYQGTFALQQALAGALDGDDAERDDGLAGYR, from the coding sequence ATGACCTTGGCCCACTACCTCGACGTGGTCCGGCGCGCCCGACCCGGCCACGACCTCGGCGACGCGACCCTGCACCGAGGCCAGTCCCACGACGTGCTGCTCACGGCGGACCGCGTGTTCCGGTTCCCGAGGACGGCGTCCGCCGCCGCCGCGCTGCCCCGGCGGGCCGCCCTGGCGGCCGCGGTGGCGGCGCTCGACCTCGGCGTGCGGGTGCCGGTGCCGTCGGCCGACGTCGACCTCGCCGCGCCGGTCGGCGAGCGCTTCCTGGAGCTGGACCGGGTGCCCGGCGCGCCGCTGGACCGGGTGGGCGCCGCGCGGGTCGATGGCGTGGCGGCCGGGTTCGCCCGCCTGCTGCGGGTCATGGCGGACCGGCGGCCGGCCGACGTGCCCACCGCCGACCCGCACCGCTGGGCGGAGTTCGCCGACGGCGTCCACAGTGGACTGTTCCCGCTGATGGCCGCCGCCGGCCGGGAGCGCGCCGAGCGCGAGCTGGCGGCCGTGCTCGCCCTCGACCACGTCGCCACCGGCCTGGTGCACGGCGACCTCGGCGGCGAGAACGTGCTGTGGGACGAGGCGGACCCGCCCCGGCTGGTCGGCGTGGTCGACTGGGACGGCGCGGTCGTCGGCGACCCGGCCGAGGACCTCGCCGCCGTCGGGGCGAGCTACGGCCCCGCCCTGCTGGACCGGGTGATCGGGCTGCTCGGCCTCGACCGGGCGGTGGTCGGGCCACGGATCAGGGCGTACCAGGGCACGTTCGCCCTCCAGCAGGCCCTGGCCGGCGCGCTCGACGGTGACGACGCGGAACGGGACGACGGCCTGGCCGGCTACCGCTGA
- a CDS encoding OsmC family protein gives MTVETRLNDVDIQAVGALVAAVQADEAKARTTWAAHVRWRGGFRSEARVRGFAPTPSDEPTALGGGDSAANPVEQLLGALGNCLAVGYAANATVAGIAIDGLTIDLKGDVDLRVFLGLAEGHAGFDSITARVRIDSTAPREEIEALHAKVIGSSPVGHTLARAVPVAVELV, from the coding sequence ATGACCGTCGAAACCCGGCTGAACGACGTCGACATCCAGGCCGTTGGCGCGCTGGTCGCCGCCGTCCAGGCCGACGAGGCCAAGGCGAGGACCACGTGGGCGGCGCACGTCCGGTGGCGGGGCGGGTTCCGGTCCGAGGCGCGGGTCCGCGGTTTCGCGCCGACGCCCTCGGACGAGCCGACCGCGCTCGGCGGCGGCGACAGCGCCGCGAACCCGGTCGAGCAGCTGCTCGGCGCGCTCGGCAACTGCCTGGCCGTGGGGTACGCCGCGAACGCCACCGTCGCGGGCATCGCGATCGACGGGCTCACCATCGACCTCAAGGGCGACGTCGACCTGCGGGTCTTCCTGGGCCTCGCGGAGGGGCACGCGGGGTTCGACTCGATCACCGCGCGGGTGCGCATCGACTCGACCGCGCCGCGCGAGGAGATCGAGGCGTTGCACGCCAAGGTGATCGGCTCCTCCCCCGTCGGCCACACGCTGGCGAGGGCGGTGCCGGTGGCGGTCGAACTGGTGTGA
- a CDS encoding M28 family peptidase has product MKRRILGAVVAMTALAWVTTAATPALADQEQPGGTATVTSLAPPNIDVAAVQGHLAQFQSFASSGGGHRRAGSSGYTQSVAYVKAKLQAAGYTVAEQRCTSCTYVSNNLIADWPGGDANQTIMFGAHLDGVSAGPGINDNATGSATLLENALQLAARKPTMAKHVRFAWWTDEEQGLNGSRFYVGQLSSTQRSAIKAYYNFDMVGSRNAGYFINNINTAAAAPLKEYWNSLGLSPEENTEGANRSDDASFQRAGIPSSGYATGASYRKTNAQAAKWGGTAGAAYDSCYHSSCDTTSNVNPTALDRAADGVAYTIWKQAVTDAPVNDFSLSLSPSSGSVAGGGSGTFTVDTATTSGSAQSVALTATGQPNGVSVSFSPATVQSGSASTATVSVGSSVANGTYPITVKGTGSVAKTATYNLTVTGGGGDDFSLSLSPASGSVAVGGSGTFTVNTATTSGSAQDVALTATGAPSGVTLSFNPATVRSGSASAVTVSVADSTANGTYSITVVGTGAATHSATYSLTVTGGGGPGGCDGVEAWSASTSYVPNDVVSHNGHKWKSTWYSAGAEPGEPGSWAVWEDQGPC; this is encoded by the coding sequence ATGAAACGCAGAATCCTGGGTGCGGTGGTCGCCATGACGGCCCTCGCCTGGGTGACCACGGCCGCGACCCCGGCCCTGGCGGACCAGGAGCAGCCGGGTGGCACGGCGACCGTGACGTCGCTCGCGCCGCCCAACATCGACGTGGCGGCCGTGCAGGGCCACCTGGCGCAGTTCCAGTCGTTCGCGAGCAGCGGCGGCGGCCACCGCCGCGCGGGCAGCAGCGGGTACACGCAGTCGGTCGCCTACGTGAAGGCCAAGCTCCAGGCCGCCGGCTACACCGTCGCCGAGCAGCGGTGCACCTCCTGCACCTACGTGTCGAACAACCTGATCGCGGACTGGCCGGGCGGCGACGCCAACCAGACCATCATGTTCGGCGCGCACCTCGACGGCGTCTCGGCGGGACCCGGCATCAACGACAACGCCACGGGTTCGGCCACCCTGCTGGAGAACGCGCTCCAGCTCGCGGCGCGGAAGCCGACGATGGCCAAGCACGTCCGGTTCGCCTGGTGGACCGACGAGGAGCAGGGCCTGAACGGTTCGAGGTTCTACGTCGGCCAGCTGTCCTCGACCCAGCGGTCGGCCATCAAGGCGTACTACAACTTCGACATGGTGGGCTCCCGCAACGCGGGCTACTTCATCAACAACATCAACACCGCGGCGGCCGCGCCGCTGAAGGAGTACTGGAACTCGCTGGGCCTGTCCCCGGAGGAGAACACCGAGGGCGCGAACCGCTCGGACGACGCCTCCTTCCAGCGGGCGGGCATCCCGTCCTCCGGTTACGCCACCGGCGCGTCGTACCGCAAGACCAACGCCCAGGCGGCGAAGTGGGGCGGCACGGCGGGCGCGGCGTACGACTCGTGCTACCACAGCTCGTGCGACACGACGAGCAACGTCAACCCGACCGCGCTGGACCGGGCGGCGGACGGCGTCGCCTACACCATCTGGAAGCAGGCCGTCACCGACGCGCCGGTCAACGACTTCTCGCTGTCGCTGAGCCCGTCCTCGGGCTCGGTGGCGGGCGGCGGCTCGGGCACGTTCACCGTCGACACCGCGACCACGTCCGGCTCGGCGCAGAGCGTCGCGCTGACCGCGACCGGCCAGCCCAACGGGGTGTCGGTCTCGTTCAGCCCCGCGACCGTCCAGTCCGGCTCGGCGTCGACCGCGACCGTGTCGGTCGGGTCGTCGGTGGCCAACGGCACCTACCCGATCACCGTGAAGGGCACCGGTTCGGTGGCCAAGACGGCGACGTACAACCTCACCGTCACCGGTGGCGGCGGTGACGACTTCTCGCTGTCGCTGAGCCCGGCTTCAGGCTCGGTCGCCGTCGGCGGCTCGGGCACGTTCACCGTCAACACCGCGACCACGTCCGGCTCGGCGCAGGACGTGGCGCTGACGGCGACCGGCGCGCCCAGCGGGGTCACCCTGTCGTTCAACCCGGCCACCGTGCGGTCCGGCTCGGCGTCCGCGGTGACGGTCTCGGTCGCCGACTCGACCGCGAACGGCACCTACTCGATCACCGTGGTCGGCACGGGCGCGGCGACGCACAGCGCGACCTACAGCCTGACCGTCACGGGCGGCGGGGGTCCCGGCGGCTGCGACGGTGTCGAGGCGTGGAGCGCGTCGACCTCCTACGTGCCGAACGACGTGGTCTCCCACAACGGCCACAAGTGGAAGTCCACCTGGTACTCGGCCGGCGCGGAACCCGGCGAGCCGGGCTCGTGGGCGGTGTGGGAAGACCAGGGCCCCTGCTGA
- a CDS encoding maleylpyruvate isomerase N-terminal domain-containing protein, whose amino-acid sequence MDLFSLSWTVLLAAVADLSDEDFAQPSGCTGWLVRDLVCHLVIDAQDVLITLATPTDAEPTRDAVTYWQVTDTPPTGDDPLDALTVRLAAAYGDPGLLKFHLDDVGQAAGRAARLADPAGRVGTRDVVLTAGDFLSAYVLEWTLHHLDLTAHLADAAPPPAEGLARSRAVLEQIAGTAFPASFSDRDALLVGTGRRRATDAERAELGGLAARLPFVIG is encoded by the coding sequence GTGGATCTCTTCTCGCTTTCCTGGACGGTACTGCTGGCGGCGGTCGCCGACCTGTCGGACGAGGACTTCGCGCAGCCGTCCGGCTGCACCGGCTGGTTGGTGCGGGACCTGGTGTGCCACCTGGTCATCGACGCGCAGGACGTCCTGATCACCCTGGCCACGCCCACCGACGCCGAGCCCACCCGCGACGCGGTCACCTACTGGCAGGTGACCGACACGCCGCCGACCGGCGACGACCCGCTGGACGCGCTGACCGTCCGGCTGGCCGCCGCCTACGGCGACCCCGGCCTGCTGAAGTTCCACCTCGACGACGTCGGGCAGGCCGCCGGCCGCGCCGCGCGGCTCGCCGACCCCGCCGGCCGCGTCGGCACGCGCGACGTCGTCCTCACCGCGGGCGACTTCCTCTCCGCGTACGTCCTGGAGTGGACGCTGCACCACCTCGACCTGACCGCGCACCTCGCCGACGCCGCGCCGCCGCCCGCCGAGGGCCTCGCGCGGTCCCGCGCGGTGCTGGAGCAGATCGCCGGCACCGCGTTCCCCGCGTCGTTCTCCGACCGGGACGCGCTGCTGGTCGGCACCGGGCGGCGGCGGGCCACCGACGCGGAGCGCGCCGAGCTGGGCGGGTTGGCCGCGCGGCTGCCGTTCGTCATCGGCTGA
- a CDS encoding FHA domain-containing protein: MNPELQYAGGLLLPRGHDSLSRGVPRAVAGAIHVLAIGGGYAVGPRESRTVYFGRNRPDVHVCLGEDDRQVSRRQGELVHRRGRWWLRNTGRRPIRLPRAQWLFADEEAVPLAEGYTPVHVPGSREREHLLEVFVTGPDGDQPRSRHEDVTDPPLPYPLSADERLILVVLGWHYLLHEPNPKPLTWKEAALRLAQLQPHVGWTAKKVEHRVCVVRDRLSARGVPCLTREEVGEPVGNALNDNLLRELVRSTTLTPRDLSIAD, encoded by the coding sequence GTGAACCCGGAACTGCAGTACGCGGGCGGGCTGTTGCTGCCCAGGGGGCACGACAGCCTGTCGCGCGGCGTCCCGCGCGCGGTCGCGGGCGCGATCCACGTCCTGGCCATCGGCGGCGGGTACGCCGTCGGCCCGCGCGAGAGCCGGACCGTCTACTTCGGGCGCAACCGCCCGGACGTGCACGTCTGCCTCGGCGAGGACGACCGGCAGGTCAGCCGCAGGCAGGGCGAGCTGGTCCACCGCCGGGGGCGCTGGTGGCTGCGCAACACCGGGCGCAGGCCCATCCGGCTGCCCCGCGCGCAGTGGCTGTTCGCCGACGAGGAGGCGGTGCCGCTGGCCGAGGGCTACACCCCGGTGCACGTGCCGGGCTCGCGCGAGCGCGAGCACCTGCTGGAGGTGTTCGTGACCGGTCCCGACGGCGACCAGCCCCGCTCCCGGCACGAGGACGTCACCGACCCGCCCCTGCCGTACCCGCTCAGCGCCGACGAGCGCCTGATCCTGGTCGTGCTCGGGTGGCACTACCTGCTCCACGAGCCGAACCCCAAGCCGCTCACGTGGAAGGAGGCCGCCCTGCGCCTGGCGCAGCTCCAGCCGCACGTGGGCTGGACGGCGAAGAAGGTCGAGCACCGGGTCTGCGTCGTGCGCGACCGCCTGTCCGCCCGCGGCGTGCCCTGCCTGACCCGCGAGGAGGTGGGCGAGCCGGTCGGCAACGCCCTCAACGACAACCTGCTGCGGGAACTGGTGCGCTCGACCACCCTGACACCCCGCGACCTGTCCATCGCGGACTGA
- a CDS encoding serine/threonine-protein kinase: MNLLGHGPVADVYAVGGSALKVFPGRFDRRTLAAVERDRARLARLSAPVLPVERVEVVDGRHALRMELCGESLAKRVERAGPLSPEEVAALGGALSRALVAARRVDVLHGGVSPSNVLFRGTGEPVLADFGIAVRQAFRRDPLHGIEWVSPETLRTGVADARTDLYGLGAVLHFALTGESPHPSRIGEMTAERVLRVLGDPVPAISRPDVPVGLSTAIGRLLAPDPAKRSLQADEAPPAAGPPRRRVRRWWPAAAVAVALAVLVAFVAWPRAEERAAPPPSPAPPPSSATSAPPVEVVLDEPTDLVDAVSLTWTANDDKLFFAVVYWVEGGQGETLLAERNRAKKVSVEAGRKYCFLVRGTKGDRVVESRPKGVRGAVCRR, translated from the coding sequence ATGAACCTGCTCGGTCATGGCCCGGTCGCCGACGTCTACGCCGTCGGGGGAAGCGCGCTGAAGGTGTTCCCCGGCAGGTTCGACCGGCGCACGCTCGCCGCGGTCGAGCGCGACCGGGCCCGGCTCGCCAGGCTGTCCGCGCCGGTGCTGCCGGTCGAGCGCGTCGAGGTGGTGGACGGCAGGCACGCGCTGCGGATGGAGCTGTGCGGCGAGTCGCTGGCGAAGCGGGTGGAGCGCGCGGGCCCGCTGTCCCCGGAGGAGGTCGCCGCGCTGGGCGGCGCGCTGTCGCGGGCGCTCGTCGCCGCCCGCCGGGTCGACGTGCTGCACGGCGGGGTGAGCCCGTCGAACGTGCTGTTCCGCGGCACGGGCGAGCCGGTGCTGGCGGACTTCGGGATCGCCGTGCGGCAGGCGTTCCGGCGCGACCCGCTGCACGGCATCGAGTGGGTGTCGCCGGAGACGCTGCGCACCGGCGTGGCCGACGCGCGCACGGACCTGTACGGCCTCGGCGCGGTGCTGCACTTCGCGCTGACCGGCGAGTCGCCGCACCCCAGCCGGATCGGGGAGATGACCGCCGAGCGGGTCCTGCGCGTGCTCGGCGACCCCGTGCCCGCGATCAGCCGGCCCGACGTGCCGGTCGGGCTGTCCACGGCCATCGGCCGCCTCCTCGCGCCCGACCCGGCGAAGCGGTCGCTCCAGGCGGACGAGGCGCCGCCCGCGGCGGGCCCACCACGCCGCCGGGTCCGGCGGTGGTGGCCGGCGGCGGCCGTGGCGGTGGCGCTGGCGGTGCTGGTGGCGTTCGTCGCGTGGCCACGTGCCGAGGAGCGCGCGGCACCGCCGCCGTCGCCCGCGCCGCCGCCGTCGTCGGCGACCTCCGCGCCGCCGGTCGAGGTGGTGCTCGACGAGCCCACCGACCTCGTCGACGCGGTGTCCCTCACGTGGACCGCGAACGACGACAAGCTGTTCTTCGCCGTCGTGTACTGGGTCGAGGGCGGGCAGGGCGAAACCCTGCTGGCGGAACGCAACCGCGCCAAGAAGGTGTCGGTGGAGGCGGGCCGCAAGTACTGCTTCCTGGTCCGCGGCACCAAGGGGGACCGGGTGGTCGAGAGCCGCCCCAAAGGCGTACGAGGTGCGGTCTGCCGCAGGTGA